A window from Drosophila nasuta strain 15112-1781.00 chromosome 3, ASM2355853v1, whole genome shotgun sequence encodes these proteins:
- the LOC132789942 gene encoding uncharacterized protein LOC132789942, with the protein MFSNKCHFVFLLVCCLIAAAAAASLDSELLIRRERSPQHGSVVISGSKDHQTGRQAGVQYNHNLYTSRDGRGSIDAYANAQRNFDHNRNNFGGGIQGRWRF; encoded by the coding sequence ATGTTCTCCAACAAGTGCCACTTTGTGTTCCTTTTGGTTTGCTGCCTGattgccgctgccgcagctgCAAGTTTGGATTCGGAGCTGCTTATTCGTCGGGAGCGTTCTCCTCAGCATGGTTCTGTTGTCATCTCGGGTAGCAAGGATCATCAGACAGGACGTCAAGCGGGCGTGCAGTATAATCACAATCTTTATACCAGTCGAGATGGGCGTGGCAGCATTGACGCCTATGCGAATGCTCAGCGTAACTTTGACCACAACCGTAACAATTTCGGTGGCGGAATTCAGGGAAGATGGCGTTTCTAA